GGAATTCTTGTAAGAAGACAGAAATGCTTAGAGTTGCACAAGCTCAAAGAATTGTAGAAGAACTAGATTTGGGTGACATTGAAACTGGAAAGGGTTTGAATCAAGAAATGGGTTTGGGCAGGCCAGCAGATACTCGTTGGGGATCTCACTATAAAACTGTTATGCATGTCCTATCTTTGTATCCTTCAATTCAAAAAGTTCTTATAATGGTTGGCAAGGATCGCTCTTTTGGTGCAGAATGTGCAAATGCACAAACAGTGTTGACAATATTCCAATCATTTGAGTTTGTTTTTATGGCACACTTGATGCAAACAGTACTTGGGTTCACATCTGACTTGAATCATGCTTTGCAGAAGAGGGATCAAGACATTGTTAATGCAGTAGGACTGATTTTATTGACAAAGTTTCAATTGCAGCAATTACGCGAGGATCCTGGATGGGATGATTTTCTTCAAGAAGTGCAATCTTTTTGTGTGAAGCATAAGATCAAGATCCCTGATATGGACTCTTTCTATCGGCCGGTTGGAAGAGATAGGAGGTTCTTTATTAAAATCAAGAATATGCATCGCTTCCATGTTGACATGTTTCTAAGTGTCATTGATAGACAACTACAAGAGCTTAATGAACGGTTTGATGAGGTAAACACAGATTTGCTCCTTTGTATGGCTGCATTTAGTCCTATAGATAACTTTGCTAGTTGGGACAAAGATAAGTTGATTAAGCTTGCACGGTTTTATCCTAATGATTTCTCAAGCACAGAGATGAACCATCTTCCATCAGCATTGAAACTCTTCCTCACTGAGATGCGTATAGATGAAAGGTTTAGAAAAGTAAAAAATCTTGCTAATCTTTCCATTATGATTGTTGAAACAAAATTGCACAATAGACATGAGATTGTTTACAAGCTTCTCAAATTGGTTCTGGTACTTCCAGTAGCAACAGCTAGTGTTGAAAGAATATTTTCTGCCATGAATTATGTGAAGAATAAATTGAGAAACAGGATGGGGGATCAATACTTGAATGATTGCTTGGTCACATTTATTGAGCGTGAGATGTTTTTGAAAGTCAAGGAGTGTGATATTATAAACCGCTTTCAAGCCATGAAGGAACGCAGAATTAAAGCTACTCTTCCAAGCCACGAAGGAACCGAAATAGAAAATTAGAGGTACCATGTAAtaatttgtaattttatttCTTAGATTATCGGTATTGACATACTGtgaaccattgattttttttactatgaatttttttgttagacgggaatacccaactttcaaatcctggctccgccactgcttCATCCGAACCCAACTCCAGTGCTCGGCTTCCAGACGGCAGCAGGAGCCATCCATCCTCATCAGCCCCCACTTCCGCCATGACCGGCCGACCAAATTCTCCACCCACATCAGCTTCTACCAGTGGGAGCAAGGTGCCTCCTCCCTTGCGAGGATCATGGATGCCAAGGACTTCCCTGTCGGCCACAAGTTCCGCTTAATCAGCCACTACACCCACTGTGATGGCCTAGTGCTCGCCCCGACTATCACCAAGCTCTACCTCTTCAACCCGGCAACAAGAGAAGCCATCACGTTGCCTGACGGCCATGGCCACAGCCACACCGCAGGGCTGGGGCTGGATCCTGGTACCGGCAGGTACAAGGTGGTTCGGTCCTTCTACCGCTCCCCCTCCATGGATCCTCCCGTCTCCATGGGGATGGAGGTGCTCACCGTCGGCGAGCCCGGCGCGCGGTGGAGGGAGACCGCCGTTGATCCTCCACACCCCATCACCCGATGGCGGACCGCCCTTGCCGTCAATGGTGGCTACCTGTTCTGGTACATGGACAGGCGCCGCTACCCCGACGATGCTCCCCGGGGACTCCTCCGGTTCAGCCTGCGAGACGAGGCGTTCGCCGTAACCCGTCTCCCGGAATCGATGGACCCGACGCTCGACGAGAACGTCTTGCCCGACGTGCTGCACGGGGAGCTGTGCGTCGTGCAAGCTCTGCCCGACAAGGCTGGGGTGCTTATCTGGAcaatgtcgtcgtcgtccatggaCAACGACGATGTCCACCTCGACGACGGGCCATGGGAACTGCGATATTGCATCTGTGTCAACGCCCTTTGCCATCCGTTGGGGGTTCTTCCTGATGGAGGAGGAATCTTGTTGTGGGCGAATCGCAGCGTCCATCGCTACGACTTCTCGGCTAGGAAGCTCGCTGGTGTGGTGTGTAACCTGGATCGCATCAGGTATCAGGGTGGTAGGCCAGCGAGATGGAAGAGTGTCGTCGACTTCACCTTGATGCCCTACACCGAGTCTCTCGTTAGAATTACCGCTGCTTAGCTTCTTCGGTCTTGCTACTTTTTATCCCATGAGAATCAGTTTGTATGCACTGCTTGTATTTCCCCCCCTCTGTTTATCACTACAAGTACTCCTGCAAATGACAAGGCTATTTATTTGAATgctctattattaatttattttactcccttcgtttcataatGCGGGGCAATTTTTTACTTTGCATTGTTTTAGTTTGATCACTCCTATTTTGTCAACTTAACAGAACCAGATAAATGTGAATGGAGTGCTGCGGAAAGATCATCCTGGGACTGCCTATTTATATGCAGGGGCAAGTTGTTGTCGTTCACCAGATGTGATATCATAAGATTACCTACAGTATAACACCTTTTTCGGCTTAGCGATTCACATTTCTTTCTTACTTcctacttattttaattttaatgtatgacgccgttgactttttatcaacgtttgaccattcgtctaatttaattttttttgtgcaaatataaaaatatttatgtcatgcttaaagaacatttgatgataaatcaagtcacaataaaataaataataattacattttttttataagatgaatggtcaaacgttagtaaaaaaaatcaacatcgccatacattaaaatatggagggaatAGTACCGTGTAGTATGGACAATTCAGTAGAGAACAACCACTAGAGAACAATATCAATTATTGAATCAAAACTAAGGCCCAACTGACCGTACATACAGAACGATTAAGTCATTAGAAAACTTTGTTTCAGGCAAGACAATGCTTCCTCATGTTAAAATTGAGTGGGAAGTAAAACTGAAACTATATGCAgtattttcatttcttttgttgCATGGTGACTGATCACTGAGACTTCTATAATAAGTACAGAACACTATATTCTGCTGACAAAAGAGTAAGAATGTCTATACTAATTCTACACATAAAGAAGGAGAACATGCAGACAAAGAAAGGAAGAACTGCGGCAGTAAGTATATCTGTATATGAAGCATCTCTCTACAAAATAAAAGTGCACAATAAGCATTTCAAGGAGGGTATTGCCTTACAGGGAACCTTGATGCACCGATCTTGTCACACTTGCATGAGTGTTCGGTACAATATTGCCAGAACTTGCCTCTACACGATGCATTAGCAGTCAGGTAACTCTTTTGGAGTTTGGACCAGTTTTTCCCCTTTCAGGTCATCTGTTCATCAAGTCCTGTAAATCCAAAATGCTTTAGGAGATGGCTCATCTTAAAACAAGCCAAATAGGCATATGCTCGCTGCAATGCATCATCATTCATCAGCAAAACAGACGAACAGGTTGAGAAGTGTCATATTCTGGTGATGGAATTGCACAAAAAGCCTTCAAGTGAGAACATGACAAATATAACAAATATAAGAAGATTGATCGTCTCAGGCGTGCTTTCCTTTGGAAGGGAGACGACCTTGAAAATGTGAGTTCAGGCAGCAGTCTTTGTCAATTGGCAGAACGTTTACAAACTCAAATCTTTAGGTTGGCTTGGTATTCTTAACTTGGAAAAGTTCTCATGTGCATTGTGTCTGCGCTGGTTATGGTTCGGTTGGAAGGATGAAAACAGGCCTTGGCAAGAGATGGAACTTCCTTGTAATGAATTGGACCGAGTGTTGTTTAGAGCTGGATCAGTGATTACTCTGGGGGATGGAAGAAAATGCTCTTTTTGGTCTGATAACTGGCTTCTCGAAAATAATCATTAGTTTGCTATTCTAAACCCCATCACCTCTTTAGAGGAGATCGATGCTTTGGTGCGACTTGGAAGTTATTTACGGGCTTGTTcagattatagccaaaataaaccttaccaaattttggccaaaattttggcatgatttcttatgtatttaacaaatttgcaacaaactaaacgtagacattTTTTAGGCaactttgtcaaaaaaaaaaaaatggtatggttgaaaatggcatcaatgaCAACCCTACAAGAAATTACACTCATAGAGCTTTCAAAACAGGCTAATGGCTAATTCTTCGCTAAGTCTTCCCAGTCGTCTTTCTTTTATTCTGTAATTGACGATCTGAACGGCTTACTCCCTCTAGACGTTGTTTTTACTTTTGCTCGCTGATTGTAACGGTTGGTGACCTTTATTCCTTCTAATATATCCGGCAGAGCTCCTGCCatttaatgtttttttaaaaaacaaatataacaAAATGCGAAAAAATGTGGTGAGCTGGTGCAACTGCAACAGGAACTAAAGCAAGCACACATTATAAAATGAGATGGCAAATATAAATAAGCGCGTAAGCACATCTTCATAAATTAATTACTTGGGGGGTACAGATGCTGTTTCATCGCAAGGAACAACGATACAAGTGATGCCAAAGCAAAGGATGCAAGGTTCAGATTGCCACCGAACGACCACCGGATGATCCGCGAGCTTAGGCAAGATGATCGCCTATTCCCTGGATGCAGTGGGAGAGGCAGTTGACGAAGCTGTATGGCTGCTGCAACATCTGAAGAAAGATGCAGTCGAGGTGGCATGGCTCGCTGCTTCCATCTGCAACACTGTAACCGTCCTGCTGCGACATCTCACGGAAGATGGAGTCGAGGTGGCATGGCTCGCTACTCCCATCTGCAACATTGTAACCGTCGATTTCGTTCATCTGAGTCTTTTCACGACAATCGAATCCCAGGTAGAGAGTGTCAGCTGCGAGCCTCTGCAGGTAGTAGAGTGACGGAGCGGCACAGGCCCAAGAACACAGCTCGCCCGCCCAACCCCTTGACCGGGATCAAGTCCCCGGCGTCGAAATCCACCCTGTAAACATCATACTTCATCTCGTATTTCGCAGCACCTTGCCGCGATTCATCATCAACATTGCTCTGGCGGATCTTACGGTACACCAGCATCAAACTCCCCACCATTGTCCACAAGGTGAATAGTTCCTGACATCCGGGAGAAATGCAAGGGCTTGCTCGGCTGAGCGGTGGTGACCAGCCGCGGCCGCCCTCTATGATCTGATCTGAAGAAGGAGAGCTGTCCAGCACCATGACACTGCCGCCGATGGCGCAGTAGAAGCGCCCTGCGAAGGGCAAAGCCGAGTCAATGTAGGGGCGGTTcttgtcggcgacgacgacggcccaGCACTCATCGCCGGGTTTAGCGACGGCGATCAACTTGGGGCGGCAGAGGAAGAGAGCCACTGTGGTTGCGGATGCAAGACCGACGCCACGCGCCAATAGCGGATCGTCTTCTAACCCCCCATCCGAATGCCAAGATCGCAGTTGCTCCGGCGTGAGCAGCGCGGTGACCGGCGGGAGGTCGGTGAGGTGGCGGGTGAGGGGGTTgagcaggcggaggaggagggtgcgctggtggagcagcagcaggaggcccTCCGGGGCGAGCGCGACCAGGGTGTGGCTCTCGAGCTCCGGGAGATCCGTACGGATGCACTCGCCGGTGGAGAGGTAgaggaagcggcggcagcggggggGCGCCGCCTTGTCGAGCATGATCCACCGCCGGGGGAGGAAGCGGCAGTCCAGGGCGCGGGAGAGGGGATCCACCGAGCGCAGCCGCCACAGCCGGCACACGGCGCGGAAGCGGATGTAGTCGGCGACGTCGTTGGCGAGGACGCGCTCGGCGATGAGGCCGGCCGGCCCCTCCCCGCCAAGGTTCGACCAGTccatcctccacctcctccttccccgcacgctccgccgccgccacttgaGCAGGGGGTCACGGAGATGCCGCCACCGATGGCGATGGGGAactcggctcgccgccgccgccgccgccggtgggagttggagacttggagtcGGAGTCGGCCGGTGGCCTTCTGATGGGCCAAGTTGCCAACCCTACCCATTTCGGCCCATCGAGACCTATGTCCGGGTAGGCCCACGAAGCCGTGATCCGCCCATCGaagctcgccgccaccgccactagCTGTGCGTTGCTtacttggaataagttcactttaggtcccccACGGCCTAAGGCCGAAGCCCAAGAGAGTTTGATTAATTTTTTCCTGACATTTTATCTGTTGTCGATATCAAATAATCATCACCATCATTATGTGAATTCATTTGCATGATTGAAATGAGAACGAAACTCCATTTATCATTTGGTACCGGAAACCGGAAATCTGAAAATATAAGGAGTACACCTCTTttcatgtgtatatatacttataaaatacacacataaataaaaaaagtgaaaaactTATAACATCCAATCATCCATAATTTTCTCAAAAGCATGTTGGTGTACAAAGTAGGTGAGGTTAGGACCgaagaatggaaaaaaaaaaacagcccaTGCAACCTATATTACAGAACTAAACCTCAACAACTGGCGACTGGCGTACATTGAGTACACAATGCAACCCAAGACCTGTAGTGCAATATAGTAGTATACTACACCTCTGTATATCATGTGAAgtgtacataatttttttttataatagaatGAAACATTTCGGATTTTGCTAAGAGCTACAGCTAATTATTAAAAGGTTCATATAGAAGCAAACTCACACAGTGAAGTGTATAGCTGCAGCTAAACATGTACGTATACGTGTGCCTGACGACGACGGCTCAGAGTTTAGCGTGTTTGACGTTTTGGTCGGACAGAATGCCCTCGATGGCATTCTTCCAGACCTTGCAGTGCATCTGACTGTCCAACAGCAGCTGTACCACACCAGCGGCCGTTCTGAGCACCAGCGGGAACAACACCATGCCGTCCACCACCACATCGCCGCCGTTGCTGGAGACGTCAAGCACCTCATCTGAACAGGGCGCAGGCAGAGCCAGCGGCCGACAAAAAATGAAGCCAGTGATCAATACAACCAGGTTGAGCCAAATCACAACAGTTAGCATATATGCAGCGATGCAAACAAATGTGATATGACCAGACCATTGTGTGGCTAAGCATGCAAGATCATCAAAGGGGCCAGGAGACAAGCGTAACGAAGCAAAAAGGCAGACACTTCAGGTGACATGATGCAGTACCGGACTGCAAGATCATCAAAGGGGCCAGGAGACAAGCGTAACGAAGCAAAAAGGCAGACACTTCAGGTGACATGATGCAGTACCGGACTTCCGGTGGTACTGTCTGTGGCACGATCGATCGAGACAAACAGTGTACTCATGCAAGTAGAGCAGAAGAATGTTACTGTGTATGATAACCATTGGCATTTCGTTAGACTGTGATAATCTCGATAATTGTAACTATTTTCAGGTGTTGCGCCCCAAAAAACTACTTTTAGATTTACTGTGTCGGAAGCAATAATTTTACTACGTTGTGAATatgtaaaacaaattataacCTCTTAATTTTTTGTTTATATAGTGACATAAAAAGAGCAAAACAACCACAGATTGAGCGCAAGTATATTGTGCCTACGAGTTGGGCGTGCTTCTTACAATTTTTGTAGGTTGAGAATGCCCCGTGCAGATGTTTCTTCCCCAGCCTCAGTACTACTCTGTCGCACTGTGGAAAGACAGCCACCTTCCTCAGTCGCACGCTCCCTGCATGACACCAAAACACCAATATTGTCATTGGTGCACTCTGCTCAGTGATagatatttgtgttatcttaatACTCCTCGTATTGATTATTTGATTTGATCACTCACCACAAGGCAGCCTAACCCTGAGAGTTGTGTCTTTGTGGATGCTAGTAGTGCTGGTGCCAACTGAGTTGTTGTTGCTACCGATTCCCCTGACGTCTGCCCTCAGTTTCAGTGCTGCAGCTCCTCTCAGACCTGATGAGAGTGCAAAACCAGAACAGAAAGAACCATTAACACCGGTTCAAGTGATTTTTCCTTCTTTACCTATAATTTGCAGGATTACATGTAGCAGCAGTGGCCGTGAGGGTGAGCAGTTCAGCAGAGGAGCAGCTCTCGACTCCAGTTTTCACGGCGGAAGTCACGCCGGACCTGTTGGTCCCAGCGAGCTCTGCAGCCTCTGCGCAGACGGTGGCCACCAGCGCAGCAGCGGAAGCAAGCACTGTGCCCATCTTCTTGCTGTCAGCAGCCTCGACATACTTCAGGTTGTCCGGCCTCAGTTCGCACACCGACACGAATGCCTGCGATTGCTGCGGCGAGCTGAGCAACCGAGACAGCCGCGCGGGCCTGTGCTGCGTGCAGCCTGAGCTCTTCTTTCCTCTTCTTTCGCTGGCGTCCAGTGACCGAAACAGCACTCAAGAAATGACCTCGAAGAATTGCTTTCATGTAGCCAGCGTTGAGTTGCTAATATCCAAGGAAAACAAAGCATTCATTAGCAAATCTGACAAGATaccaactacttcctccgtttcacaatgcaagactttctagcattgcccacatttatttagatgttaataaatctagacatatgtatgtgtttagattctttaacatctatatgtatgtgggcaatgctagaaagtcttacattgtgaaacagagggagtatactaTACTGCAGTTACTGTGTAATTTGTACTATCCTGTGGATGTGCCATGTTATTGTTGTTATACTGCTTGTGTCGTGTCCTTACCCAAGTTGGTTGCTTTTAGCTTATGCTTGCGCTTATGGGGCTAGGCATCTCACTAGCTAGAACACGCTGTTAGACAAGCAAGAATTGAACATATATAGGAAGGCAACTCCTGTGTTGGCCGAGAGTTAAGAGTTAAGAGAGTCTGAGACCATTCACTGGCATACCCATGTCTGGTTGAAGAATTGGCTTTTGCCTCCACTGAAATTGACCGTGGACAGATGTCTCTCTTCATCTTTTTCTTCATTTCCCTCTTCGTCTTTGATTGCCTTCTCCGGCTGACGGTGTTCAGATGATGTTCTAAGGGTCTGTGTGCATAAAAACAAAACATAAAATATCTCCATGCTTAATGATTAAGCTTACGAAAGCACTTTTGTGCATGTGAGCtctaaaatactccctccatttttttttaaaaaaatgacgtTGGCTAATTCAATCTCGATTTTCAAACTAACCAACGATACATAGAAAGATATGGAGATAATAATAGAGTAACTCTACAATTTAGTAAATGCTGACACCGCGTTGGTAAACGGAACTGAAACTGAGTGAGAATACTTGGAAGAAATCTGATGATGAGGGGCTCCATGTTCGAGAGAGGAACTCCATTGCCTGCTCAGGAATGATCGGCATATCTGCAGGATGGCAGCATTTTGAGCACCGTGATTCCTCTTTACACTGGATCACTGCCTTCCGCACATCAATCTGTGGGCGCTCTGCCTGTTTGAAAATTAAGTAATTTATCACGGTCACAGCACAAAATTAAGTATTCAACACAGAAGGGGCGTAAAACCATGTTAAAAGAGAGATGCAACGTCATGATGCAGAAATTTATAGGCACCTGGCCCTGATAACGACAAAATCAAACCTTTCTCAGAATTTGTCAGAATCTCTAACCATGCTAAACACAATAAGTAATACAAAAACTTCAGTTGAATATGGTTATAGTAGCCTTAGCCAAAACTATGCCTCGTTTCCTGCTTCTGTTCTATAAATCAAAGAGGAGTATGAATATGCAGAAGCATCACCATTTGACATGACAGTGAATGGCATCTTTGGATGGAAGGCATCCCGAGCACCACTCCTCTTGTGAAATGCTCCATAACCACCAACTTAATCAGGTTACGTTGAGAGATATATAACAGAACCAGATAAATGAATGGAGTGCTGCGGAAAGATCATCCTGGGACTGCCTATTTATATGCAAAGTCAAGTTGTTGTCGTCCACCAGATGTGGTATCATAAGACTACCTATAGTATAATACCTTTTTCTGTTTAGCGATTCGCATTTCTTACTATGGACAATTCAGTAGAAAACAACCACTAGAGAACAATATCAATTATTGAATCAAAACTAAGGCCCAACTGACTGTACATACAGAGTGATTAAGTAATTAGAAAACTTTGTTTCAGGCAAGACAATGCTTCCTCATGTTAAAATCGAGTGGGAAGTAAAACTGAAACTATATGCAGTATTTCTATTTCTTTTGTTGCATGGTGACTGATCACTGAGACTTCTATAATAAGTACAGAACACTATATTCTGCTGACAAAAGAGTAAGAATGTCTATACTAATTCTACACataaagaagaaggagaagatgcAGACAAAGAAAGGAAGTACTGCAGCAGTAAGTATATCTGTATATGAAGCCTCTCTCTCTACAAAAATAAAAGTGCACAATAAGCATTTCAAGGAGGATCTTGCTTGACAGGTAACCTTGATGCACTGATCTTGTCACACTTGCATGAGTGTTCGGTACAATATTGCCAGAACTTGCCTCCACACGATGCATTAGCAGTCAGGTAACTCTTTTTGGAGTTTGGACCAGTTTTTCCCCTTTCAGGTCATGTGTTCATCAAGTCCTGTAAATCCAAAATGCTTTAGGAGATGACTCATCTTAAAACAAGCCAAATAGGTATATGTTGTTGCATTCAAGGTCAAGGAGGTGGCTTTTATGATTGCCACACCTCAACCGGAATATATGCTGCAATTTGCATGtacggaaaaagaaaaaggtgtaTGTGATCATATGATAGATGGCAATTCGTCCACTAGCATgaacaaataaaatttacatGGCTGGAGAATTATCCTGATACCAGAAGAAAAGATTGGAACTGATTAATGACATGTTTGAATGGTTAGGCAAAACAAGATAAGAGCAAACCACAGGGAAGGGATAAATTGAAAGCTTAACTAGTACTACTTTCCAGCATGCTACATGCATGGATCACCAACACCAAGTGGGCAAATGTAGGGTCAAGCTTAGAAAGGCATTTCATTTGTAGCTTTGGTTCTTGGTTTGTGTTTCTAGTTGATGCACTCCCTAGTTGAAACTAGAAGGAAACAACACCATTACCTGCCAAGTTGTATAAGCGGAAACCGCCACTGCTACTATCGGTGTAAGGTCCACTATCTCCCTGGCGGTGGATTATGCTCGAAAATTCCCTCGCCAGCCCTGCATCCTTTGCTTCCTTAACGTGTGATGATTGCTGGCACAAGCCACCGCGTCATGGTTGCTTGGTGCCCCAGCCACGCTGAGCTGAGGAAACAATAACTATGCCAAGGTACCAAGCCGCTCGCTGCAATGTATCATCATTCATCAGCAAAACAGACGAACAGGTTGAGGAGTGTCATATTCTGGTGATGGAAGCGGAAGCAGCCGACGGCTTGGGGCGCCGCCTTGTCAAGCATCATCCACCGCCGGGGGAGGAAGCGGCCGTCCATGGCGCCGCTCTGCGAGCAGCGGGGATCCACCGAGCACAGCCGCCACGGCCGGCACACGGCGCGGAAGCGGATGTAGTCGGCGACGTCGTTGGCGAGGACGCGCTCGGCGATCAACCCGGCGGCCCCTCCCCACCAAGGTTCGACCagtccatcctcctcctcctccttccccgcacgctccgccgccaccaccgatgGGGAActcggctcgccgccgtcgccgccggtgggagTGGGAGTTAGAGTCGGCCGGTGGCCTTCTGATGGGCCAAGTTGCCACCCCTACCTATCTCGGCCCATCTAGGCCTCTGTCCACGAAGCCTCTGATGGGCCCATCTAGCCTTCTGATGGGCCCATGaagcgtttttttttttcctcctcggctcctcgcgccgccgcctaatGGATTCCCCAACTCCGATGCTTCTAGAACCTTCCGAgcctcgcgcgcgccgccgccgccgcggccatggtGCTGGCCTCCGACGAGTTCGGCTGGTCGATCTCGTTCACCAtcctcgaggaggaggaggaagaaggagtaGAAGACGCGTCACGCGACTGTGGGGGCTCGACTCGACGCGCAGAAGGCGGGCCaatgtcgccgccggcgaggccgtggCGGCGCGCATCCTCCGCGCCTACCTCGACACCAAGGGAGATGGTCCAGTTCCCCTGACGGCGAAGCCACCATTAGTAACCACCTGCTAACCTCCTCTCCTGTCTTCCCTGTTTGGCTTGCTTCCTGTTTGTTGGGTGAGTTGCTTGCTTCCATGGGATCTGGAGTTCTGGACATTGC
Above is a window of Oryza sativa Japonica Group chromosome 10, ASM3414082v1 DNA encoding:
- the LOC9268613 gene encoding putative F-box protein At3g10240 isoform X1 — protein: MNFFVRREYPTFKSWLRHCFIRTQLQCSASRRQQEPSILISPHFRHDRPTKFSTHISFYQWEQGASSLARIMDAKDFPVGHKFRLISHYTHCDGLVLAPTITKLYLFNPATREAITLPDGHGHSHTAGLGLDPGTGRYKVVRSFYRSPSMDPPVSMGMEVLTVGEPGARWRETAVDPPHPITRWRTALAVNGGYLFWYMDRRRYPDDAPRGLLRFSLRDEAFAVTRLPESMDPTLDENVLPDVLHGELCVVQALPDKAGVLIWTMSSSSMDNDDVHLDDGPWELRYCICVNALCHPLGVLPDGGGILLWANRSVHRYDFSARKLAGVVCNLDRIRYQGGRPARWKSVVDFTLMPYTESLVRITAA
- the LOC9268613 gene encoding putative F-box protein At3g10240 isoform X2; amino-acid sequence: MDAKDFPVGHKFRLISHYTHCDGLVLAPTITKLYLFNPATREAITLPDGHGHSHTAGLGLDPGTGRYKVVRSFYRSPSMDPPVSMGMEVLTVGEPGARWRETAVDPPHPITRWRTALAVNGGYLFWYMDRRRYPDDAPRGLLRFSLRDEAFAVTRLPESMDPTLDENVLPDVLHGELCVVQALPDKAGVLIWTMSSSSMDNDDVHLDDGPWELRYCICVNALCHPLGVLPDGGGILLWANRSVHRYDFSARKLAGVVCNLDRIRYQGGRPARWKSVVDFTLMPYTESLVRITAA
- the LOC9270320 gene encoding uncharacterized protein, whose translation is MDWSNLGGEGPAGLIAERVLANDVADYIRFRAVCRLWRLRSVDPLSRALDCRFLPRRWIMLDKAAPPRCRRFLYLSTGECIRTDLPELESHTLVALAPEGLLLLLHQRTLLLRLLNPLTRHLTDLPPVTALLTPEQLRSWHSDGGLEDDPLLARGVGLASATTVALFLCRPKLIAVAKPGDECWAVVVADKNRPYIDSALPFAGRFYCAIGGSVMVLDSSPSSDQIIEGGRGWSPPLSRASPCISPGCQELFTLWTMVGSLMLVYRKIRQSNVDDESRQGAAKYEMKYDVYRVDFDAGDLIPVKGLGGRAVFLGLCRSVTLLPAEARS
- the LOC4349439 gene encoding VAN3-binding protein-like isoform X2; amino-acid sequence: MGTVLASAAALVATVCAEAAELAGTNRSGVTSAVKTGVESCSSAELLTLTATAATCLRGAAALKLRADVRGIGSNNNSVGTSTTSIHKDTTLRVRLPCGSVRLRKVAVFPQCDRVVLRLGKKHLHGAFSTYKNYEVLDVSSNGGDVVVDGMVLFPLVLRTAAGVVQLLLDSQMHCKVWKNAIEGILSDQNVKHAKL
- the LOC4349439 gene encoding uncharacterized protein isoform X1, yielding MEHFTRGVVLGMPSIQRCHSLSCQMAERPQIDVRKAVIQCKEESRCSKCCHPADMPIIPEQAMEFLSRTWSPSSSDFFQTLRTSSEHRQPEKAIKDEEGNEEKDEERHLSTVNFSGGKSQFFNQTWQLNAGYMKAILRGHFLSAVSVTGRQRKKRKEELRLHAAQARAAVSVAQLAAAIAGIRVGVRTEAGQPEVCRGC